A single region of the Bacillus cereus genome encodes:
- a CDS encoding DUF6572 domain-containing protein translates to MNGYEAIDNQSTLFLSIVDTLDWKDEEAHVLHLYEAINQYRAYVEEKKVDRTKPALEIRTRHVIQVFAQYKCSEYGNDFYELIKDLLQDIGLELKINIKLDF, encoded by the coding sequence ATGAATGGTTATGAAGCAATAGATAATCAAAGTACGTTATTTCTTTCGATTGTTGATACGCTGGATTGGAAAGATGAAGAAGCGCATGTGTTACACCTCTATGAGGCAATAAATCAATATCGAGCGTATGTGGAAGAAAAAAAGGTTGATCGAACAAAGCCAGCACTAGAGATTAGAACTAGGCATGTGATTCAAGTTTTTGCTCAGTATAAGTGTAGTGAGTATGGAAATGATTTTTATGAACTCATCAAAGATCTTTTACAAGATATAGGACTTGAGTTAAAGATTAATATAAAGCTAGATTTTTAA
- a CDS encoding UDP-N-acetylglucosamine 4,6-dehydratase family protein: MLNKIILITGGTGSWGHELIKQLLERSPKEIRVFSRNETVQFEMQQQFINDNRLKFIIGDIRDKDQLVYACQGVHYVFHLAALKHVPVCEYYPYEAIKTNIHGTQNIIEASIQKQVEKVIYVSTDKAADPSNTYGMTKAIGEKLMIHANVQTKKTKFICVRGGNVLGTNGSVVPLFKKQIKKSSQVGITDENMTRFFLTIEDAVGLLFKAASEGRGGEIFVMKMPACKITDLATVLIEDSKKENVKIKEVGIRPGEKLSEMLLSEVESKTSISFDQNYFVVLPTIPIEGLQEYYASYPLVDVKSFSSQQDLLAKHEVKQMLEKGGFLR; the protein is encoded by the coding sequence ATGCTTAATAAAATAATTTTAATTACTGGTGGCACAGGTTCGTGGGGACATGAACTTATAAAACAACTATTAGAAAGATCGCCGAAAGAAATTAGGGTTTTTTCAAGGAATGAAACGGTTCAGTTTGAAATGCAGCAACAGTTTATAAATGACAATAGATTAAAATTTATTATTGGAGATATTCGTGATAAAGACCAACTAGTCTATGCTTGCCAAGGTGTACATTATGTATTCCATCTTGCAGCTTTAAAACATGTTCCAGTATGTGAGTATTATCCCTATGAAGCTATAAAAACAAATATACATGGTACGCAAAATATAATTGAAGCATCAATCCAGAAGCAAGTTGAGAAAGTTATATATGTTTCAACTGATAAAGCGGCCGACCCATCAAATACGTATGGGATGACAAAAGCAATTGGTGAAAAGTTAATGATTCATGCGAATGTGCAAACGAAGAAAACAAAATTCATTTGTGTTCGTGGTGGAAATGTTTTAGGGACGAATGGAAGTGTGGTACCGCTCTTTAAAAAGCAAATTAAAAAGTCTTCACAGGTAGGGATTACTGATGAAAATATGACTAGATTCTTCTTAACAATTGAAGATGCTGTTGGATTGTTATTTAAAGCAGCATCTGAAGGAAGAGGAGGGGAAATCTTTGTTATGAAAATGCCAGCATGTAAAATAACGGATTTAGCAACAGTATTGATTGAAGATTCAAAAAAAGAAAACGTGAAGATAAAAGAAGTAGGGATAAGACCTGGTGAAAAATTAAGTGAAATGCTTTTATCTGAGGTAGAGAGTAAAACAAGTATTAGTTTTGATCAAAATTATTTTGTGGTACTACCGACTATTCCTATAGAAGGACTTCAAGAATATTATGCTAGTTATCCGCTTGTGGATGTGAAGAGTTTTAGTTCTCAACAAGACTTACTTGCAAAACATGAGGTGAAACAAATGTTAGAAAAAGGAGGCTTTTTACGATGA
- a CDS encoding CidA/LrgA family holin-like protein, which translates to MKYVTLLLQVGVLYVFSLAGTWIQGVFHLSMPGSLIGMLMLFLLLSTRILPLNWFEIGAEKLIIFLPLFLIPSTTGLMEYGSFLLSKGSIIFLLVVASTIVTLIISGYVSQLLITSKK; encoded by the coding sequence ATGAAGTACGTGACGCTTTTACTTCAAGTAGGCGTGCTATATGTATTTAGCTTAGCTGGTACGTGGATTCAGGGAGTATTCCATCTATCAATGCCAGGAAGTTTAATTGGGATGTTAATGCTGTTCTTGCTCCTCTCCACTCGTATTTTACCGTTAAACTGGTTTGAGATAGGTGCAGAAAAGTTAATAATATTTTTACCATTATTTCTAATTCCTTCGACAACTGGGTTAATGGAATACGGGTCTTTTCTTTTAAGTAAGGGGAGTATTATATTTCTTTTAGTTGTTGCAAGTACGATAGTAACATTGATTATTTCAGGTTATGTAAGTCAATTATTAATAACATCTAAAAAATAA
- a CDS encoding NAD(FAD)-utilizing dehydrogenase, translating into MYDVTIIGAGVSSIFMAYALAKSNKNILILDKGKPLEHRNCPLDQGKTCNCNTCDKYFGFGGLGKSEGKFNYTNGFGGELEQKVGKKAFIQLMAEVDEILCQFGGSSVSKYSTENLNLTKRAETCGLQMLTTEVRHLGTTLSSNIFQQLYEFLLTKINIRFHIDVEHIMKQKNHFKIDTNQGIVQSKQIVFATGRSGADWLKEMCTSLNISQEQTRVDLGIRVEMKEHQLRTILKDTFETKLSYEHELFTATTYCMNPKGRIIRKYEDGLIMPDGQNFREQETGTSNLNFTLFIPRYFPTLKEANVYASSIIKNINQGRDRIVIQRLEDLIKKQPTAENNMKHNRIQPTLHGDYGDLNKEIPPLYIEGLKKFLLRLEQFIQEPIDQDTLLYGIDGKFYAPTIKINNYFETSMNGLFLIGDCSGVTHSLSQAAASGLYVGKHLSDI; encoded by the coding sequence ATGTATGACGTTACAATTATCGGAGCTGGAGTGAGTAGCATTTTTATGGCTTATGCATTAGCTAAAAGTAACAAAAACATTTTAATTCTTGATAAAGGTAAACCGCTAGAACATCGGAATTGTCCTTTAGACCAAGGGAAAACGTGTAACTGTAACACATGTGATAAATATTTCGGATTTGGTGGTTTAGGAAAGTCTGAAGGGAAATTTAATTATACAAATGGATTTGGAGGCGAACTCGAGCAAAAAGTAGGTAAAAAAGCTTTTATACAACTCATGGCTGAAGTAGATGAAATTCTATGTCAGTTTGGCGGAAGTTCGGTTTCAAAATATTCTACAGAAAATCTAAATCTCACTAAGAGAGCTGAGACATGTGGTTTACAAATGCTGACAACAGAAGTAAGGCATCTTGGCACTACACTTTCAAGTAACATTTTTCAGCAGCTCTACGAATTTTTACTTACGAAAATAAATATCCGATTTCATATAGATGTAGAGCATATCATGAAACAGAAAAATCATTTTAAAATAGATACAAATCAAGGAATAGTTCAATCTAAGCAAATCGTATTTGCAACAGGACGTTCCGGGGCGGATTGGTTAAAAGAAATGTGCACTTCTCTAAATATTTCTCAAGAGCAAACTCGTGTAGATTTAGGTATTAGAGTAGAGATGAAAGAACACCAATTACGTACTATATTAAAAGATACATTTGAGACGAAACTTTCTTATGAGCATGAACTTTTCACGGCTACTACTTACTGTATGAATCCAAAAGGACGCATTATTCGAAAGTACGAAGACGGCTTGATTATGCCTGACGGTCAAAATTTCCGAGAGCAAGAAACTGGCACTTCTAACTTAAATTTCACTTTATTTATCCCGCGCTATTTTCCAACTCTCAAAGAAGCAAATGTATACGCAAGTTCAATTATTAAAAACATTAACCAAGGACGAGATCGGATTGTTATACAGCGTTTAGAGGACTTAATAAAGAAACAACCTACAGCGGAGAACAACATGAAACATAATCGTATACAGCCTACACTACACGGAGATTATGGAGATTTGAATAAAGAAATTCCTCCATTATATATTGAAGGACTCAAAAAATTTTTATTACGTTTAGAACAATTTATACAAGAGCCTATCGATCAAGATACTTTATTATATGGAATTGATGGCAAGTTCTACGCTCCTACAATAAAAATCAATAACTATTTTGAAACAAGTATGAATGGGCTATTTTTAATTGGAGATTGTTCAGGCGTCACTCATTCATTATCTCAAGCAGCCGCAAGCGGTCTGTATGTCGGAAAACACTTGTCTGACATTTAA
- a CDS encoding NAD-dependent epimerase/dehydratase family protein — translation MKKNASLLITGANGFTGRHACQYFLDKGFHVIPMFQNRSHREKCRNGITCNLTNKGEVMRVIKQIKPDYVLHLAGRNSVIESWTAALEYMEINVIGTLYLLEAIKQEAPHCRTLVIGSALQADSMNTIKFSNPYSLSKTMQVIVAEAWGGLMDSNIIIAKPSNLIGPGVSNGICSILAKKMIDIESGKSEPIIEVNSLKDSRDFLDVRDAVKAYHVLLRDGINGKEYNIGSGVKRSLLDVLEQYKGLTQLNFTIKETDNFESDSNKSLVLEDIKKLGWVPKIQFHQSLKDVLEYAKHSDICI, via the coding sequence ATGAAAAAAAATGCGAGCCTTTTAATAACTGGTGCAAATGGCTTCACAGGGCGCCATGCTTGCCAATATTTTTTAGACAAGGGCTTTCATGTAATTCCTATGTTTCAAAATCGTTCACATAGAGAAAAATGCAGGAATGGAATTACTTGTAATTTAACTAATAAGGGCGAAGTAATGAGGGTAATTAAACAAATAAAGCCAGACTATGTATTGCATTTAGCAGGAAGAAATTCGGTCATAGAGTCTTGGACAGCTGCTCTTGAATACATGGAGATTAATGTGATAGGGACGTTATATTTATTAGAAGCAATTAAGCAAGAAGCCCCCCATTGTAGAACATTAGTTATAGGATCTGCATTGCAAGCAGATAGTATGAACACCATAAAATTTTCAAATCCATATAGTTTAAGTAAAACTATGCAAGTAATCGTCGCAGAGGCTTGGGGTGGGTTAATGGATTCAAATATTATCATTGCAAAGCCCTCGAACTTAATTGGTCCAGGAGTATCGAATGGCATTTGTTCTATTCTGGCAAAAAAAATGATAGATATAGAGTCGGGTAAAAGTGAACCAATTATTGAAGTAAACAGTTTGAAAGATAGTAGGGACTTTCTAGATGTACGTGATGCAGTTAAAGCGTATCATGTGTTATTACGTGATGGTATAAATGGAAAAGAATATAATATTGGATCAGGAGTAAAACGATCTTTATTAGATGTACTAGAACAATATAAAGGATTAACACAGCTGAACTTTACTATAAAAGAAACAGATAATTTTGAGAGTGACTCAAATAAAAGTTTAGTGTTAGAGGATATAAAAAAGTTAGGTTGGGTCCCAAAAATCCAATTTCATCAATCATTGAAAGATGTACTTGAGTATGCGAAGCACAGTGACATCTGCATTTAA
- a CDS encoding LrgB family protein: MVLIFITVVIYLLATKLYKKFTFPFTLPVLTVTTIMICIFLTFGISHQDYKENGGDILSSFLSPAIVALAIPLFKERKILMKNFLSILVGVVIGIVALISLNVVIGEMLNIDKELILTTIPQLATMPIAISLAEQIGGIPSMTASFVVVAGITGAIIGPTVLKLFRITSTIGKGVGMGCASHIIGVSRLVKEGEKEATIGSVTMIVTGILISILVPYGIKFLF, from the coding sequence ATGGTCTTAATTTTTATTACTGTAGTGATTTATTTATTGGCGACAAAGCTATATAAAAAATTTACGTTTCCATTTACTTTACCGGTGTTAACAGTTACGACGATTATGATTTGTATATTTCTTACCTTCGGGATCTCGCATCAAGATTATAAGGAAAATGGGGGAGATATTCTTTCAAGCTTCTTGAGCCCTGCGATTGTAGCATTAGCAATACCGCTATTTAAGGAACGAAAAATACTTATGAAAAACTTCTTATCAATACTTGTTGGGGTAGTAATCGGTATAGTAGCTTTAATAAGTTTGAATGTAGTGATTGGGGAAATGTTGAATATAGATAAGGAACTTATATTAACAACTATCCCGCAATTAGCGACGATGCCTATTGCAATTTCATTAGCCGAGCAAATTGGTGGTATCCCATCTATGACAGCTAGTTTTGTAGTTGTTGCAGGAATAACAGGTGCTATTATAGGACCGACAGTACTTAAGCTTTTCCGTATAACAAGTACAATTGGAAAAGGAGTAGGGATGGGCTGTGCATCACATATCATTGGTGTGAGTCGTTTAGTGAAAGAAGGAGAGAAAGAGGCAACTATCGGTTCGGTAACGATGATTGTAACAGGGATACTTATTAGTATATTAGTACCTTATGGAATTAAATTTTTATTTTAA
- a CDS encoding CBO0543 family protein: MSSSERKNDFLALIITVFFSAIIGTCLDAFFVNKQLYSFPVRPFSSIFSVNIAFTLFVLPILTASFIQISKKLSTVSRTLFIFSIGICASIFEQVAERLGLFVHNMNWQHSYSLFGYIIFFSLIWTFYNWMLKIKRPFL, encoded by the coding sequence ATGTCCTCCTCCGAGAGGAAGAATGACTTTCTAGCTTTAATAATTACAGTTTTTTTCTCTGCTATTATTGGAACTTGTTTAGATGCTTTCTTTGTTAATAAACAACTATATTCCTTTCCAGTTAGGCCCTTCTCATCCATATTTTCAGTTAACATAGCTTTTACGTTGTTTGTACTGCCGATTTTAACAGCCTCTTTTATACAAATTTCAAAAAAATTATCTACAGTTTCTAGAACTCTATTTATTTTTTCAATAGGTATTTGTGCTAGTATTTTTGAACAAGTTGCTGAGAGATTAGGTTTATTTGTACATAATATGAATTGGCAGCATAGTTATTCTTTGTTTGGATATATCATTTTCTTTTCTCTTATTTGGACATTTTATAATTGGATGCTAAAAATAAAGAGACCGTTTTTATAA
- a CDS encoding undecaprenyldiphospho-muramoylpentapeptide beta-N-acetylglucosaminyltransferase, which translates to MNKKILFTGGGTAGHVMINMVLIPKFMEKGWGVEYIGSQNGIEKLLVQNVKYNSISTGKLRRYWDWENFKDPFKIIHGCLQSYKLIKKMKPDVIFSAGGFVSVPVVIGAWLNRVPIIIREPDSTLGLANKIALPFSKKLCTTFPQTGGNVSTEKKVYVGPIVRGEIERGNVLRGRSYCKFQQDKPVLLIMGGSQGAKWINDMVRKSLDTLLLNFNIVHMCGKGKVDLSIGMEGYMQFEYIGEELPHILNMASVVVSRAGSTAISELLFLKKPMLLIPLTNASSRGDQVLNADYFSRQGYAEVLLQDRVNTSTFIHAVNKLYTNKERYIQNMNGYKKTNDEGIHQLIDIINEVVK; encoded by the coding sequence ATGAATAAAAAGATTCTCTTTACTGGGGGCGGTACAGCCGGACACGTAATGATTAATATGGTATTGATTCCTAAATTTATGGAAAAAGGATGGGGAGTTGAGTATATTGGATCTCAAAATGGAATTGAAAAATTATTAGTTCAAAATGTTAAATACAATAGTATTTCAACGGGGAAGCTTAGGAGATATTGGGATTGGGAGAACTTTAAAGATCCTTTTAAAATTATACACGGTTGTTTACAAAGTTATAAATTAATTAAGAAAATGAAGCCTGACGTTATCTTTTCAGCAGGAGGATTTGTTTCAGTTCCTGTAGTTATAGGGGCATGGTTAAATCGTGTACCTATAATAATACGTGAACCAGATAGTACGTTAGGGTTGGCAAATAAAATAGCATTACCTTTTTCTAAAAAACTATGCACAACATTTCCTCAAACAGGGGGTAATGTAAGTACTGAGAAGAAGGTTTATGTAGGGCCAATTGTAAGGGGAGAAATTGAGAGAGGTAACGTATTACGAGGAAGAAGCTATTGTAAATTTCAGCAAGATAAACCGGTATTGTTAATAATGGGTGGGAGTCAAGGTGCTAAGTGGATAAATGATATGGTAAGGAAAAGTTTAGATACATTATTATTAAATTTTAATATTGTTCATATGTGTGGTAAAGGGAAGGTGGATTTATCTATTGGCATGGAAGGTTATATGCAATTTGAATATATAGGGGAAGAGTTGCCGCATATACTAAATATGGCAAGTGTTGTAGTTTCCAGAGCGGGTTCTACCGCTATTTCTGAATTGTTATTTTTGAAGAAACCGATGTTGCTTATTCCGTTAACTAATGCTTCCAGTAGAGGGGATCAAGTTTTAAATGCTGACTATTTTTCTAGGCAAGGGTATGCGGAAGTTTTACTTCAAGATAGAGTAAACACTAGTACATTTATACATGCAGTAAATAAGTTGTATACAAATAAGGAGAGATATATTCAAAACATGAATGGATATAAGAAAACAAATGATGAGGGGATTCATCAATTAATAGATATAATAAATGAAGTGGTGAAGTAA
- a CDS encoding DUF2515 domain-containing protein, producing the protein MYQSNSNNTYNEASKALPLSLFDVKNELKQKCKLIHSGTMYKLTKEEQLIIDNIKAQTKQLNKNNVTRTRAYYQFYIQYPEIHWALLGHMVSRNGGWNMTDLKGDLYTRILSEKDQITFFSFLERGNWLIFQDVYPQFLLYEQSVKRSQRLFHLLPHLNVSTFMETMWNDFWKTGNKKTLAIATIINEQNYLEKRVIQNAHFQKTVLNSIGFKLFDFFQFNHILFPFYENDKKQKVLLFGDTMKHFTSLHERILIGKRLYSLLFRDTHVLSQIISWAQNHPHTGSRKDYWPHLFSSVNESFSREFYKRRIKKCQLRSGAYRIYSPALIYAWRDMKHEEDESKDWFTDWQVVNYLVDKEEKISGQITEDYCKTLEKIELAILAKKNVLLREEE; encoded by the coding sequence ATGTACCAAAGCAACTCAAATAATACATATAATGAAGCTTCCAAAGCACTTCCTCTCTCCCTATTTGATGTAAAAAACGAGTTAAAACAAAAATGCAAACTCATTCATTCTGGAACCATGTATAAATTAACGAAAGAAGAGCAACTCATCATCGACAACATAAAAGCACAAACAAAACAACTAAATAAAAATAATGTAACAAGAACACGTGCATACTACCAATTTTACATTCAATATCCAGAAATACATTGGGCACTACTTGGGCATATGGTATCACGTAACGGTGGTTGGAATATGACCGATTTAAAGGGAGATTTATATACGAGAATTTTATCTGAGAAAGATCAAATTACATTTTTTTCTTTCTTAGAAAGAGGAAATTGGCTTATTTTCCAAGATGTATATCCTCAATTTTTGCTATATGAACAAAGTGTAAAAAGATCTCAAAGGCTATTTCACCTTCTCCCTCACCTAAATGTTTCTACATTTATGGAAACGATGTGGAACGATTTTTGGAAAACAGGTAACAAAAAAACATTAGCGATTGCAACTATTATTAATGAACAAAACTACTTAGAAAAAAGAGTTATTCAAAATGCTCACTTTCAAAAGACTGTACTAAATAGTATTGGATTTAAGCTCTTTGATTTCTTTCAGTTTAATCATATCCTTTTCCCATTCTACGAAAACGATAAGAAACAAAAAGTATTACTATTTGGTGATACAATGAAACATTTTACTTCCTTACATGAACGAATCTTAATCGGAAAAAGGTTGTATTCATTATTATTTCGGGATACACATGTTTTATCTCAAATAATAAGCTGGGCCCAAAATCATCCGCATACAGGATCAAGAAAAGATTACTGGCCTCATTTATTTTCAAGTGTAAATGAATCTTTTTCCCGTGAGTTTTATAAACGCCGAATAAAGAAATGCCAGTTGCGTAGTGGCGCATATCGTATATACAGCCCTGCACTCATCTATGCATGGCGCGATATGAAACATGAAGAAGATGAAAGTAAAGATTGGTTTACTGATTGGCAAGTTGTAAATTACTTAGTTGATAAGGAGGAAAAGATAAGTGGACAAATTACAGAAGACTATTGCAAAACACTCGAGAAAATTGAACTTGCCATTCTCGCAAAGAAAAATGTCCTCCTCCGAGAGGAAGAATGA
- a CDS encoding PLP-dependent aminotransferase family protein, with amino-acid sequence MEWKLNRADKIPVYKQIADYIERGISTGEFPSDRKLPSERMLAQKLQVNRSTVVAAYEELKSLGVVERQKGSGTRVNTDIWGVSHKRIPNWGRYVEDGSFLPNVPLVQQIRTETQKDDLINLASGELSPELIPSDRFRTILSEKTFMENLGYDHPLGNEMLRKTIAAHVQQYKQIEAGSSSILITSGAQQALNLIVQCLLKPGDAIAIEDPSYCFSLPMFKSAGLKIFHLPVDQHGMNPDDLIDLHKKHRIRMVFLNPDYQNPTGTVLSVARRKKILELSSEYGIPIVEDDPYSLTSFNGEVNPTLKSMDQNGNVLYVSSLSKIVASGLRIGWVIGPTRVIERLADAKQQVDFGHSVFTQWVANQFLESEDFHAHITMLRGQLKQRRDELIKKIEELLGDRVEFFVPEGGIHLWCKVQGTFDEYHLLGESIRNGVAFVPGSVLGSKSEYIRFTFGRVDVEQIQLGITRFAETLNEIS; translated from the coding sequence ATGGAATGGAAACTGAATCGTGCAGATAAGATACCAGTGTATAAACAAATTGCTGATTACATTGAAAGAGGCATTTCTACCGGTGAATTCCCTTCTGATAGAAAATTACCTTCCGAGCGTATGTTAGCACAGAAGTTACAGGTGAACCGGAGTACGGTAGTAGCTGCTTATGAGGAATTAAAATCACTCGGGGTAGTAGAACGACAAAAAGGAAGCGGCACTCGGGTGAATACAGACATATGGGGTGTGTCACATAAACGAATACCGAACTGGGGGAGGTATGTTGAGGATGGATCGTTCTTACCTAATGTACCACTTGTTCAACAAATTCGAACGGAAACACAAAAAGATGACTTAATTAATTTAGCGAGTGGTGAATTATCACCAGAATTAATTCCAAGTGATAGATTCCGAACGATTTTGTCGGAGAAAACATTTATGGAAAACCTCGGTTATGACCATCCACTTGGAAATGAAATGCTGAGAAAAACAATTGCAGCACATGTTCAGCAATATAAACAAATTGAAGCAGGTTCAAGTTCTATACTTATTACATCTGGAGCACAACAGGCGCTGAATCTTATCGTTCAATGTTTATTAAAGCCTGGTGATGCGATTGCAATTGAGGATCCGTCGTATTGTTTCTCACTTCCGATGTTTAAATCCGCTGGTTTAAAAATATTCCATTTACCTGTTGATCAGCATGGAATGAATCCGGATGATTTAATTGATTTGCACAAAAAGCATCGTATTCGTATGGTGTTTTTGAATCCGGATTATCAAAATCCAACTGGCACTGTGCTTTCAGTAGCGAGACGTAAAAAAATTCTAGAACTGTCTTCTGAATACGGTATACCGATTGTTGAAGATGATCCGTATAGTTTGACTTCTTTTAATGGAGAAGTGAATCCCACATTAAAATCAATGGATCAAAATGGGAATGTTCTTTATGTAAGTTCATTATCAAAAATTGTTGCATCAGGATTACGTATTGGTTGGGTAATTGGTCCTACACGCGTAATAGAACGTTTAGCAGATGCGAAGCAACAAGTTGATTTTGGTCATAGTGTATTTACACAGTGGGTAGCAAATCAATTTTTAGAATCAGAAGATTTTCATGCACATATTACAATGCTTCGTGGACAATTGAAACAAAGAAGAGATGAGTTAATTAAAAAGATTGAAGAATTATTAGGGGACCGAGTTGAATTTTTCGTTCCGGAGGGCGGAATACATTTATGGTGCAAAGTGCAAGGAACGTTTGATGAATATCATTTGTTAGGTGAATCGATACGAAATGGTGTAGCATTCGTTCCAGGAAGTGTTTTAGGTTCTAAAAGTGAATATATTCGTTTTACTTTTGGGAGAGTAGACGTAGAACAAATTCAACTGGGAATTACGAGGTTTGCAGAAACGTTAAATGAGATTTCGTAA
- a CDS encoding YfmQ family protein, protein MTTWFIVTLFIFGALKVLVSSMPTSVVESIISRFELHQKLDEENTTITVDGESIEGEMKLQVIHEFNEALFLDKHYFPPQGNGTPIVMETKKGKREIRFSIYSYEEHVDVIKQYKKKVVAYRLRSKSLQSRSVAVTEDYA, encoded by the coding sequence GTGACAACGTGGTTTATAGTTACATTATTTATTTTTGGTGCTCTTAAAGTATTAGTTTCTAGTATGCCAACTTCTGTTGTAGAATCAATTATTAGTAGATTCGAATTACATCAAAAACTTGATGAGGAAAATACTACTATAACAGTAGATGGGGAAAGTATAGAAGGAGAAATGAAACTTCAAGTTATCCATGAATTTAATGAGGCTTTATTTTTAGATAAACATTATTTTCCGCCACAAGGGAATGGTACACCGATAGTCATGGAGACGAAGAAAGGAAAAAGAGAGATTAGATTTTCTATATATAGCTACGAGGAACACGTTGATGTAATAAAGCAATATAAAAAGAAAGTAGTTGCATATCGTTTGCGATCAAAAAGCCTTCAAAGTCGTTCAGTAGCAGTAACTGAAGATTATGCTTAA